The DNA window TTGTGAGCCATCGATTAATCAGTGCTTTATCAACTTCGAGATGAAATTGTAGCCCGTATACTTTAGATCCATAGCGAAAAGCCTGGTTAGGACAGAGGGCAGATTTGGCTAGTCGCACTGCCGATTTAGGTGTTTCAAACGCGTATCCATGCCACTGAAATAATTTTTCACAGGGTTCAAAGAATTTAAACAGAGGGTCCTCACTGGCTTCTTGTGTAAAATTAACATCATGCCAGCCAATTTCCTTTTCATGGTTTTTAGAAACTGGTGCGCCCAATGTTTTGGCAATGAGTTGTGCTCCTAAACAAATACCTAAAATTGGGATATCCTTTTTAAGGGCCATTTCTATCAATTTAATTTCATAATTAAGATGTGGGTGTTTGTGGGTTTCGTCCACATTCATGGGGCCGCCTAATAACACAAGGCCGTTGTAGCCTTGTAAATCGGGTTTTAAATCGGGGAAACGGCTAAAATTGGCATAGCGAATACGAAAGCCGTTTTTTTTAAAGAGCGGATCGAGCGTTCCTAAAATTTGATGCGGGACATGTTGACAAACCAAGATTTTGGCCATTTATTTATGTTTATTAAAAAATAAAATTATAAAATTTTACCTCTACATCGTTTTCAATCAAGTTTTTTGTATTTTCCATTAAAGCCTTAAAGTGCGGCGTATTGGTGTGCAGGTTAATAGCGGCCTCATTTTTGTATTGCTCGTAAAACAGGAACTCGCGAAGGTTTTTGGGGTTTTCCTGCAAGGTATAAAGAGCGCAGTCTGGTTCTCTTTTACGTACTTCTTTTACCATATTGATTAAGTGGTTTTTAAGTTCGTTTTCTTTTCCGGCTTTAGCCAGCCAGGCGGCAGTAATAATGATCATATTTTCCTTAGTATAAATAAAGTACTACATCAGCAGCAAAGTACTATTGAGTTTAAGCCAGAGGCTAGCCTCTTTGTAATTGGGGTACATCATGGCCACTTGTTCCCAAAACCTATGAGAATGATTGTGATGTTTCAAATGGGCCAACTCGTGAACGACCACATAATCCAAAACCCATAAAGGAGCAAGGACGAGCCTCCAAGTGAAATTAAGATTTCCTTTGATGCTGCACGATCCCCAGCGTCTTTTGGCCGAATTAATTTTAATGGTGCTGTAGGTAAGATGATGCGCTTGAGCATATAATTCAACGCGCTCTTTAAAAAGAAGCTTGGCCTGTTTTTTATAAGCTTTTATCAATGAAGTCCGCGCTTGCGGATGAAAACGCAGGTATGGTGCAGGGCGTTTTTTGATGCGGCTTATCGTACGGTTAATCCACGGTGTTTTTTCGGCAATCACTTGTTCTACAAAAGAAAGCGGGGCGCGCAATGGGACGCGTACAACAAGTTTGGCTTCTTGTGTGATGTGTAATCCTACCGTACGGCGTTTGCAGCGAACAAGTTCGTAGTTCATATTTTTGCTTTCTTAGCACACATCCAATACTTTCTGGTTTTTATCAGGCTTTTGTCCAATTGTGGAAGGTAAATTTTTGGCTACGGTTTCCTCGATAGCTTTAATGATACCCAGTTTCCAGTGATCGCGCCTGTAGATAAGGCTTATTTCGCGGGTGGGATGTGGTTGTTTAAATGGGCGTACATGATTTTTAAGTTCGTCCTGGCGCAAGCCAAGCGTCATGAGTGCTGGTATAAATGTATAACCCATATTTTTTTGAACCAAACGGCGCAAGGTATCGAGGCTTCCACTCTGAAAGCGAATATTTCCCATGTTATCGGCATTGCTGCGTGGAAGAGAACAGTAATTGAGCATCTGGTCTTTAAAACAATGTCCATCTTCCAAAACCCACATTTCCAAATTATCCAATTTGTCGCGCGGAACTTCTTTTAGTTTGAGTAAGGGGTGGTTGGTAGAAAAATAAATATAGAAGGGCTCGTAGTACAGTGGGTGCACCTTAAAGTTATTTTCTTCAAGAGGGGTTGCTAAAATGGCGCCGTCTAAATGATCGTTTTCCAACTCTTTAATAATGGTTTCAGTTTTCATTTCCTCAATAAACAAACGCACGTGCGGAAAATTTTGAGAAAAGGGTTTTAATATGAGGGGGAGCAGGTGGCTTGCCACAGTTGGGATAATGGCTAATTTAAAATCGCCGCTCACGCCACCGCCTTTGGTTTGTTTAGAAATATGAAGTAGCTTGTCGTAGTTGCGCATGAGAGTTTTTGCCTGCTCTAAAAAGCGCTCACCTTCGGGTGTGGGTAGAATGGGTTTTTTGCCACGATCAAAAATAATGATACCCACTTCATCCTCAAGTTTTTGGAGCTGTTGCGAGAGAGTAGGCTGGCTTACATGACTTTCTTTAGCGGCCTTTCCAAAATGCCTTAGTTTTTCAATAGTTAGGGCGTATTGAATTTGGGTTAATGACGGCATAACCAAAACTTATCATCATAGTTAAAAACTATCAATTCATAAATATAATCGATTTTACTTATTTATTGGCTTGGCGCACATTGGGTTCAACACTTCTTCATGTAGAAGAAGATTAACAAAATTTGGAGACTAACTATGAACACAATCATCAACACAAAAGTAATCGATTTTAGTGTGCAGGCTTACCACGATGGAAAATTTAAAACCGTCACCCAGAAGGATATTGAGGGTAAGTGGAGCATATTCTTTTTTTACCCTGCCGATTTCACCTTTGTTTGCCCTACCGAATTAGGGGATATGGCCGACAAATATGAAACGTTTCAAAAAATGGGTGTGGAAGTGTACTCGGTGAGTACCGATACGCACTTTGTGCACAAAGCATGGCACGATGCATCCGATACCATCAAAAAAATAAAATACCCCATGCTGGCCGACCCCACCGGTACCTTAACGCGTGCGTTTGGTGTGCATATTGAAGAAGCGGGCTTGGCCTACCGTGGCACCTTTGTGGTGAACCCCGAAGGTAAAATTAAAATTGTGGAGATCAACGACAACGGCATTGGGCGTAGCGCCGATGATCTGTTGCGCAAAGTGCAGGCCGCACAATTTGTGGCCGAACACCCAAGTGAAGTGTGCCCTGCTAAATGGAAGCCCGGCGAAAAAACCTTAAAACCCGGTTTGGATTTAGTAGGTAAAATCTAAATAATCACAGGCTTCATCCGTGAAATGTGTGTCACGGATGAGGCTGTGTTTAAAAGGGACTGCTTATGCTTGATTTAGAAATGAAAAAACAACTTGAAGAAGTTTTCAGCCGCCTTGAGAGCGAGCTTATATTGCGTGTTTACAAAAGCGCGCATGCCGATGAACCGCAGCTTTTGGAAATGCTGGGTGAAGTGGCCAGTACCTCGCAAAAAATAAAAATTGAAATTGTGGATGATAAGGTAAGCAAGGTTCCTTCATTTGAAATTGCCGTAAATGGGAAGTCGAGCGGTATTTTTTTTACAGGTATTCCGGGTGGGCATGAGTTTACCTCACTGGTGTTGGCTATTTTAAATAGTGATGGAAAAGGAAAAATTCCCGATGACGGTATTGTGGCCCGTGTAAAGCGTTTAAAAGGAGATGTACGTCTTAAAACTTATGTTTCACTCTCGTGCGAAAATTGCCCCGAAGTAGTTCAGGCCTTAAACCTGATGGCTACTTTGCATCCCTCGCTTGATCACGAAATGATTGATGGTGCCTATGCTCAGGAAGAAGTGGAGGCTTTGGGTTTACAAGGTGTGCCTAGTGTTGTGCTGGATGGAAAGCTTCTTCACTCAGGCAAGATATCGTTTTCCGATTTATTGCAAAAGTTGGAAGAGCAGCTGGGGAGTAGCGCGCCAGCCAATATCAATACCGATTTGGGTTTTTACGATGTAGCTGTTATAGGCGGTGGGCCAGCCGGAGTTACCTCCGCCATTTACAGCGCGCGCAAGGGTTTAAAGGTGGCCGTTATTGCCGATAAATTTGGCGGGCAGGTGCAGGAAACCAAGGGGATAGAAAACATGATTTCGGTTCCTTACACCGAAGGGCCTAAGCTTGCGGCACAATTGGGTGAGCATCTCAAACAATACCCGGTGAAATTATTAGAGCATCGTCGTGTGGTGTCTCTTTCAACAGATCATCCTAAAAAAATTACCTTTGCCAGTGGCGAGGTATTAACAGCCGATGCCGTTATTATTGCTACCGGTGCCAAGTGGCGCGAGCTGGGTATCCCTGGCGAGAAAGAGCACATTGGCCAAGGTGTTGCATTCTGTGCTCATTGCGATGGTCCCTTTTATAAAGGGAAAAAAGTGGCTGTTGTGGGTGGCGGGAATTCGGGCGTGGAGGCTGCTATTGATTTGGCTGGTATTGTCAGCGAGCTTACCCTCATTGAATATAGCGATAAGCTTAAAGCCGATGATGTTTTAGTGCAGAAATTAAAATCACTGCCTAATGCCACTATTGTGGTGAATGCCAAAACACAAAAAATTGTGGGTGATGGCAAAAAGGTAGTGGGGCTAAATTACATTGATCGCGCTACTAACAAAGAAACGCAACTTGCTGTTGATGGCGTGTTTGTCCAAATTGGGCTCTTGCCCAATA is part of the bacterium genome and encodes:
- the ahpF gene encoding alkyl hydroperoxide reductase subunit F; its protein translation is MLDLEMKKQLEEVFSRLESELILRVYKSAHADEPQLLEMLGEVASTSQKIKIEIVDDKVSKVPSFEIAVNGKSSGIFFTGIPGGHEFTSLVLAILNSDGKGKIPDDGIVARVKRLKGDVRLKTYVSLSCENCPEVVQALNLMATLHPSLDHEMIDGAYAQEEVEALGLQGVPSVVLDGKLLHSGKISFSDLLQKLEEQLGSSAPANINTDLGFYDVAVIGGGPAGVTSAIYSARKGLKVAVIADKFGGQVQETKGIENMISVPYTEGPKLAAQLGEHLKQYPVKLLEHRRVVSLSTDHPKKITFASGEVLTADAVIIATGAKWRELGIPGEKEHIGQGVAFCAHCDGPFYKGKKVAVVGGGNSGVEAAIDLAGIVSELTLIEYSDKLKADDVLVQKLKSLPNATIVVNAKTQKIVGDGKKVVGLNYIDRATNKETQLAVDGVFVQIGLLPNSQFVKDILNINPMGEIIVDAHGRTSVPGIYAAGDVTTIPFKQIVTAMGDGAKVALTAFEDRMRGVLNKAA
- a CDS encoding hydrogen peroxide-inducible genes activator — its product is MPSLTQIQYALTIEKLRHFGKAAKESHVSQPTLSQQLQKLEDEVGIIIFDRGKKPILPTPEGERFLEQAKTLMRNYDKLLHISKQTKGGGVSGDFKLAIIPTVASHLLPLILKPFSQNFPHVRLFIEEMKTETIIKELENDHLDGAILATPLEENNFKVHPLYYEPFYIYFSTNHPLLKLKEVPRDKLDNLEMWVLEDGHCFKDQMLNYCSLPRSNADNMGNIRFQSGSLDTLRRLVQKNMGYTFIPALMTLGLRQDELKNHVRPFKQPHPTREISLIYRRDHWKLGIIKAIEETVAKNLPSTIGQKPDKNQKVLDVC
- a CDS encoding M48 family metallopeptidase, coding for MNYELVRCKRRTVGLHITQEAKLVVRVPLRAPLSFVEQVIAEKTPWINRTISRIKKRPAPYLRFHPQARTSLIKAYKKQAKLLFKERVELYAQAHHLTYSTIKINSAKRRWGSCSIKGNLNFTWRLVLAPLWVLDYVVVHELAHLKHHNHSHRFWEQVAMMYPNYKEASLWLKLNSTLLLM
- a CDS encoding antibiotic biosynthesis monooxygenase; translated protein: MIIITAAWLAKAGKENELKNHLINMVKEVRKREPDCALYTLQENPKNLREFLFYEQYKNEAAINLHTNTPHFKALMENTKNLIENDVEVKFYNFIF
- a CDS encoding type 1 glutamine amidotransferase; this translates as MAKILVCQHVPHQILGTLDPLFKKNGFRIRYANFSRFPDLKPDLQGYNGLVLLGGPMNVDETHKHPHLNYEIKLIEMALKKDIPILGICLGAQLIAKTLGAPVSKNHEKEIGWHDVNFTQEASEDPLFKFFEPCEKLFQWHGYAFETPKSAVRLAKSALCPNQAFRYGSKVYGLQFHLEVDKALINRWLTTPMHCEELKQLRHKPNPEQILEETDVCLGRLNTISQHTFGQFIKLFGDKKKRGVLPSR
- the ahpC gene encoding peroxiredoxin; amino-acid sequence: MNTIINTKVIDFSVQAYHDGKFKTVTQKDIEGKWSIFFFYPADFTFVCPTELGDMADKYETFQKMGVEVYSVSTDTHFVHKAWHDASDTIKKIKYPMLADPTGTLTRAFGVHIEEAGLAYRGTFVVNPEGKIKIVEINDNGIGRSADDLLRKVQAAQFVAEHPSEVCPAKWKPGEKTLKPGLDLVGKI